The Carassius gibelio isolate Cgi1373 ecotype wild population from Czech Republic chromosome B5, carGib1.2-hapl.c, whole genome shotgun sequence genome segment GATGTTTTCCTGTGTTTTTGGGTGTTCCATTGATATTGTGCTGCTTTGAGCAAACATTATGGATGCCGTTAAATCTATATGACTTGCTTTGGACCGTGTCGATCAGTATAAACCAAGCAGATGTTTGAGAACTCGTAGGTGGTGATTCCTGACGTCTTTTTCGCAGAAAGGCTGTGGGGTTTGCATTCTGTAAATGTGCTAGAAAATGAGGAATGTGATTTGTTATGCCATTTTGAAGTAGCCTCAGTCCTTAATAGACAGTCAGTTCAATGCATTTAGTCCTTGGGATTTCTTTTGGTTCGTTTGCAACCAGAGAAGgcattaatatacatatacaatgcATAACTCCTACATAAGGGCTTTTAGTATACAGTACGTCTTCCATGTGAGCTTTTTGGTCTGGTTATTTTCTGAAACCGAGTCTGAGATGCTTTTTTAAGATGCCTTCATGCTAACAAAGCACCTGGACCCAGCCTATTTTCAAACCAGTTCCCACAGATATCGAAATCTCTCTGTGCATGAGATGTTTTgatagagaagaagaagaaaaaccatATTGTAAACTATTGGTTTACTTTGTAGACCAccattttatttgtattgcttTATCTTTTTTATCTGTTGATTGAGATCCAGTATATAAATGTGAGTGtggtatattgtttatttaagtATAAATAGATAAACTATACAGTGTACACGGTTTTACGACTGATGTAGCTGTGGATATAACAAATatgaatcataaatatatatatatcatagatTTATATCGATAATACATGTACTATTTCCTGTTGGGATGGTTTCAAAATCTGTTCGGGCTCTTTTTGGGCTTTGGTAAGTTCTCCTTCACTTTGGCAGCATCCTCTGAGGGAATGAGATTCTGAAAGATCTTCCggattttcctctttctctcgaGATACTGTCTACATGAATAACTCTCACCGCCGTAGATTTCCTCGCTTGCTTTTTGCCCCGATGAGATTTCCAAGTACTCGTTGTGAATAGTTCTACAGATGTGACGTGCCTCTGTAGCATAACTGCTTCTATACAAATGTTCTCTCTATATAGCTTTAGCTAACATTGCATGTGGCCAGGGTGTTGTATTGTAAATCATATTAAGGAGATTCTTTGAGAGTTTTGGAAAACAACTTTTTATTTGCCTATTATTTTGAGTAGATGTTAGTAGATGATTTACTAGTAGTAGTGCACATTTTAGCTTGTGCAGTTATACAAGTGTCCTTCCTGTTCTTGAGTGTGAAATCTACTGTTTGCATTCACTCAATCCGGGCTCATGTTCATATGCTGAAGAGGTGAAATGCTTGACTTTATGTGGGTGAGAGCCCCCTTTATCTGTAAGGAATAATATGTTAACTGACTctgacttgcattttatttttggataagcATACACTaacactagaaatatgctattttttacgTTTTTGCATACAGTTGAGATTAAAACTCAATAATGATTTATGGAATCCAGGActgattttgttttcttcttcagCTGACTTCAGATTTGTATACTTTTTATTTCCGAGGTTGCATTTCATAGAGGTTACTTTAATAATCCGACTTTCTACGTAACTTTGTATGCCTTTCTCATGGTGTCTCAGTGCCACTGATCTTCCCAATTCTGTTTTACAGAGCTAGAGATGTTACTGTGAAGGCACTGTGGGTTTCTTCCGCTAATTGTTGTAGTCAATGTGCCAAGGAAGGAACCTCTGTGTGATTCATCCTgtgttatgatttaaaataaagtcttttctgtTCTCCTTTCTCCAGTCTTGTATCGTGGTATGGTCTGTTGGATCACACTTGACCTCATGGGGGTGCTCATGCACCATTGATCATTTTGCACTGTGAGGGGTTATTTTAGGAAGAGTTGAGCTTAGCTGAGATTTAATTCCTGTTAACTGTGATTTATTGTGTACATATAATAATGAACAAATCAAAGGTACAGTATGTGTCCAAACGTTTTCTCTTCTTGCGTAAATGCATTTCTCACTCTGTATTCCAGGAAGTATCCTATGAGCTGTTATGGGGGTGTAATAAAAGGGCTTCTCGGACTGATTGCTTTCACAGAGTCCAGTAAAGTGCTCTTGAGTTCAGGGCTTCCCTGTTGGACTGAGAGCTACAGTATGAGGTGAAGAGGGTGATGTCTGAGCAAAGGCACTTCTGGCCAATCTCACAAATCCTGCGTTGCTTGATGTTTAGATGAGGCCCAGCTGAATGTGGTATGTTTTATCTGGTTAAAAAGTATTCAGCCACAATTCTTCAAGGTGATATAATCTCTGGAAAAAATATTTCGTAGTTCAGTAGTAGGAAAATATAGTAGATTTTTGTGTAAATTTCCAGACATGTAGGTCTATACTTAATAAAGATTTCAAGAACGCCAGTCATGATGAATCCTAATAGCTTACAGTGGAGCAAGTGTAGGGTTTATAAATTAGATTTTCCCCATTCCTTGAGTCTGTCATTGTACAGATTCAGTCTTTTGGTTTATGAAACAATTTTAATGAAAGTACAAGATGGAAGATTGCCTTAAAAGGGCTGTTCTGTAGAAAATATGTCCATGAACAAAGCCTTGTTAAACTCTTAAGTAGAGTTGCAGAATGGCAGAAAATATCTTACCATGGGAACTTCATCTTGGGATTTTTGGAAACATTCtaattttgatttgaatttaTTGGGAATTTGGGGAAATGTATAAAACTgtatacaaacataaataaaaacacttcatAGGCTCACATGCATGCAAACTCTGATGCTTTTTTCAAGATtgaaacaatgtttatttaaaatagaaatctcttCTAACAGTACAAGTCTttactattactttttattaatttatcacatccttgttgaataaaaatattaatttatttaaagagagagagaaagatactgaccccaagcttttgaatggtagtttatagaatcctttaaaaaattaaattaaatttattagaatgatttctgaagaatcatgtgacactgaagactggagtaatgatgtttaaaattcagctttgcattacataaatgcattttattttaaagcatattaaaaaacattttaaattgtaatactgcACAATACTACAGTTTTgttctgtattttatatttactagTCAAGCTTGAATCccataaatcaaatatatttagaaaatctaaatctaaatgttgttGATGTAGTATTTGGGCTCAAATGCATCAAGTGTTGCTTCAGTGAAAATGGAGGGGAATCCCCCTCAACTGTGACTGGGGGGATTGTGTGTGGGGGAGGGTCATTTTTAGACTTGTTTTATTATCTCACCTATGTTTGTTCAGtcagtgtatttgtttttaaagcctGATTTAGTTGCACAGTATattacacacagcacaatgaagttttaaacatttattgtaatattCATATCATTTACATGAATACTTACCAAGATAGACATTTTGTTAAGGATTTAAGAAATGATCTGTTCTTCATGTAGGGGGTGTGGCTTCAAAAGGGTAGAAATCTAGTTGTTTTAACTAAGATTAtgctgcagggtttttttttcttttttaggggAGTATtcctatttaaataatttttgtagtAGCTCAGGATATTTTGCACACACAGACTTCATTATTTCCCCCCTATCATGTTCCGGTATAAAAGGGCAATGCCAGAGATATTTTCTTACTAGACAGTGTTGACTTAGGCTTTTTGTCCATGACTTTTCCCCTGGGCAAATCTGGAGCTCTGTATCACAGTCAACAGACCCTAATCTTAGGATTAGCAAGAAGGCATTCCCTCTATCACATCTTCCTCTCTGTGTGTAGTCGGCAGATAGAAAATGATGGGTCTGAAAGAAACAAAGCTGTCCAATGCCTGAGGCTCATCAGCacggctgggtaaaaaaaaaatcggattcATCGCAATTGCTTCATTTACATGGCACTGATTTTTACAAATTCTAAGAGATTTTTTACTCTGTGGCTATTTTTAGTGGCGGCATGTTAATGCATTTGTATAGCGGTGTCTGTCCTGCAGATGTCACTGCGTTCTTTtgaactacccccccccccccttaactgCATAGTTTGTGCCATATTGTTCATTTTGACATCCTCTTCaccatcttcagaaatcatatttaaGCTGAGTGGTGAATGCAAGTTCACAGTCTGTATTGAATTCACAATTGAATTGcatgaaaaagtattttcttgaTGCAAAAATAAACCTCGTGACCAGAGTAGTCCGATTCTTAAACATGGAAATTCCATTAATTTTCAACTCAAAATCAGCATAATTTTTAAACTAACTTTAATCTAAATGGGATTgaataaaaatctgaaattaatttagttgaATACTGTATGTCATTACCTAGCCTACTCATCAATGATAGCAAGACTGACTAATGCAGCTCAAGCATATGTAAGGCACAAGTTTCAATTTTCTCCTCTTAAACATTTTGCTTGATTATAGGCTCAGTGTATTGTCACATGACCAAcagtagcatttaaaaaaaaatagccacaTTAGGATATGTTTTAAATGCTTTCATGGTTGCATGTAATAATGTGAAGTATGGTGGGGGTTTTTCTATTTCTTCTTGTTTATTGTGCAGAAAACGGATGACCTGAGTTTTAATCGTATGCTGTATTACTGAGTCCTGTTACATCATCCAAGCAGAGAGACTTCCTCTGAGTCTGTTTCCCCTGTAACATACTGATTTCCCATCATCTCAGCAGCCCTAAAGACATCCCCTGTGCTGGGGGTCAGGTTACCATTTAGGGATATACAAAGAACACCTCAGACATCCTCCTGGAGCCCAGAAACTGCTGATTTATCTTAGCAGTAACAAATTACACTTGCTGTTCCACAGGCTCCTTTAAGTATTGCACCTGATGCCAATGTCAACCAGCAAATCCTTTCAAAAGGAACAGTTGAAATCCTTAGAAAAATAAAAGGCAGTAACCACTCTTTGGGCTGTCTTTTATACAGCGACTTTTACAgaagataattaaaaaatcaagttAAGTCTGTCTGATTGGAGATGGCTAATATGCTGTATGATGAATATGCACATTGTTTTCTTGCACAAAGTTACTATTTCTGGGTTATTCTTGGGTTCTTATTAGTGTTATTGTTGTTAACCTAAACTGCaactattgaatttttttttagctgaaatacaatgataaatttaaatgaaaatttgaaatgttgcctttggaactaaaactataataaaaatattaataaaaatgacaaacgctcacaacaaaattacaaaaaatgaataaactttttcaaaatattaactatgccgtagggctgaaacgattccatTTTAAACAGAAACGCTCACCTTTTTGTAAACGGCATTTGACTTAGTCTCTGTACGTTCGAATTGTAAACTCGGAGTCGGTACTTCTGCCTACGTCAGGCATGACCCTTTCATCATAATTAAGTGTAACATGAAGTCATGGACGTGCATCGCAGAGCAGTGCAAGGTGAGCATTACTGTTTATTCTTTAGAAAATGGCCTAtcgtttcactagataagacccttattcctcatCTGGTTTCGTGTAgggccctttgaagctgcactgaaactgtaattttgacattccactataaggagaataatcctggaatgttttcatcaTAACCCTTAATTTCTTTTAGACTGAAGAAAGACGTAaaaatcttggatgacatgggggtgagtaaattatcaggaaattttcatTTGAAAGTGAATTAATCCTTTAAATAGTGTATAAATAGGCCTACATCTAAATGCCTCTTCAgattcagataaaaaataaaatgtgtttagatATTGTGTATGGACTCTTGTTCCAAGTTACCTTCCTGTCCACTGATTTTTGCATCATACAAAAGCCACAAAGCCTTCCAAGAAGACAGTGACAATGTCATGCTTGAGCTTTAGTTAAGCTGAAAATTCAAAGTTAATTTGCGCAACAAATGCAATGTTTaggactgatgatgatgattatttttattactatttttttttatttatgacttcgtagatttttatatttcttgttttatgctttagttttaggttttaatgttaacctttaaaaaaaaaaaaatatatatatatatatatatatatatatatatatatatatagatatatatatatatatatatatatatatatatatatatatatatatatatatatagatagatagatagatagatatatttgtatttgcattttgaatgtaatttggcaattaaatgcattaaatgagtTTAGGTTTCACTATTATTAATGTATGCAATttcagcaataaaaataaaaaaaattctagtaagttaacaaattattttgagatgtgtcttattttctcttttgtattaaatattgttctttaataaagaaaaaatatgttttatccaAATgttcgattaatcgatggaataaTCGGTAGAATACTTGATTACTAAAACAATAAATAGCTGCAGTCCTACTAtggtataaataatactaaaatcacACTGATTGTAATAAGACATATATAATAACTCCCCAAAAAGCAACCATTGTAGCAGAGTTAATGAACAGGTCCCACTAGCAGTCTGGTGCTATAAACAGCCAATTATTTCAGAGTATACTGGTCAACCAAAACCACATTAGATTGTTTACGAAAAGCAAGTCATTTTGTTTGTATATTGCTGCCTTGTACATCTTTTTGCTGCCTTGTACATCTTTACTAAAAGTGCAGTGAAAAGTGCACAAAAAGACTAGTTAACAGTATCTAGACCTATCCTCACTGTCTGCCTCTAcggtaaagggatagttccccttaaaataaaactgtcatcatttacacaccttcATGCTATTCCAAACCAGTATAAATTATGCATAACAAATGAAGATGTTTGTAAAGTGATCTGTGGGGTCCAATCTTATTTGGaccacaggtttggaacaacaagagggtgagtgaatgatgactgaacctttatttttaagtgaattaTCCCTTGCATGTGGTTGTAACTCTTACCTCATGGAGGCAGGGCTCTGAGGGATAACATGGCATGATTATGGTTCACAGTGGGGAAAGTTAGAGTGGTCTTTTGGGGAAGGTGACTGGACAGAATGGATCTACCTGATGAGAGAACATGGCTCTGCATGAATGAGTCATGCTGAGAGTGACTGGGTTTGCTAAGCCTTTTCCCACATGGAGTTTCCATGCCTTTGATGGCTGCTTTAAAATGTCTGACGGCAGCATTTGCATGTTTGATGGAAAATGTGTGTTCTGTAATCATGCCCTTTCCTGTAATACATCTTCATAGTGTGTGAGATTATGTgactgttttataaatgtattttattattctttagtgACAAAAAGATTGTCTGTTGTCCATTCATCTGTGTGAAATAAGATATGTTATAGTTTGTTGGGAAGTTTTGTGTCAGCATCTTAAAACTGTAGGAGGCTGTCTTCAGGGAAAAGTTCTCCACTAAACCCTGGGAGACCTTTTCATGTGGTGGACCTCCAGATCTCATGCATTTTTCTTGGCTGACTTCACTTCCATGGCTGCTTCCAGTCTGCGGCTCTACCTCGTAGTTCTTCAGAAGATTTGGTAAGGCTTAAAAATGAAGTCTCCTTCATCTCCCTGCTTGTAATGACCAGTGTGGATTTTCATATGGCCATTGCCCCCCAATAAGCCTCATTAATCTATggaaataaaacatataattagcttttcaaaagaaaaaaaagtgtgtctaTCTATCGCACCACTGTGTTATTCACTGTTGTCACAAATATGAGTAATTATAATGGAGTCTGGAATTACTGGACGTTTTCCCCTCATGCCACATAGAGAAACGTGTATTTCAGTATTTTGAAAGTTCTGATGTGTTTCAACAATTTTAAGAAGAGATGGGCACTTGAATTAGTGACTTAAGTTGCAATAGTCACttcagacttgacttgacaataagagtttaagaatattttaaaggggtcatcagatgctaaattaacttttgtttttgtttgaacatgaatgtgtgtgtacacatccacACTATAATGATCCCTATATTTATCCCTATTTTTTAATCCCCGTTCTCAAATCAGGCTGTTCTGAGGTTCCTGTCAGAATGATGTAGTTCtaaacaggcccctcccacgatagttGATTGACAAGGATGTCTTACCCTAGACCTGCTCTGAGTGAGCTGAGAGCTGTCGGCCATTGTGTCGACTCCAGTGCAGGGGAAGACAAGAACATCTCTGATtaagcgattgaggtgttttgAAGCTGCATGCGTGCTGAAAACAGCTTATTTTGACAGGGTAAAGagggtgttttttacactaccactgagaaattttaaccaaagtatattatagacttttcattaagaccctgaAGAATCATATCATCTTGTGGAAAATTGGCATCCGATGTCCCCTTTAACAACAACTCGGGTCTTTTATAATTAACTACTAATATCATAAagaatttgtgatttatttgtatgGATTTTATTATATCCATGCCACGTATTTCCTGTATGTAGTGGTAGATCGGACCTATAACATGTCTGCATATTGTGTGTAAACTCCAAAATGGCAGAAGAGTATGAAATATGAAAGGAGTCACAATGCCATATGTTCTCACATTTCATTATCATGTCATTAGCAAAGAATATGGAAAAACAGAATGTATGAAATTTTATTTACAAGGCATAATTACCACCACCCCCGCTCCCAGCTGAAATTAACCCAGGTAATGTGAATAATTAAGGCTAACCACCACCATTTtcactcatttttattttattttttttatttattttttttgctacagaaaaaaaaatattttattattttaatatatacatttaacagatttttttttttttttttttgaaggtgaCAAAATGAAATTTTTACTTGAATTATTAGCTTTATTTGATTTACTCTACCAAACGGTACTTTTCCTCGCTAGATGCTTCATCAGTATGCTTGAGTTTTTCATGAGCTGAGCGATAAAAGGAAACAGCCAAACCTGAATGATGACCTTTTTCTTGCAAGaaagtacattttcaaaactttttgcCACAAATGCCACAACATTTAGAAATGAGGAAATCTTGAACAATGGGTTATAAGAGCCAATATTTATACACAATGTTAAGTTCAAAGTAAGCTATAATAGTACACAAGTAACACTGTAAGAAAAGCCTGTAAAAAGTAGGGCTCAATGTACttttaaaaggaaaaatgtattcaaattgaGGAGACATGTTGAGGAAATGATTATGATGAAAATGAGTATGAAGAAACTCTTTGTATGCACTTCCCTAAATACAgtaagttaaaaaaagaaaaacgcataagaaatcacttaaaaaaataaaacataaaatacccCTGGAAGTGCATGTTTTTAATCAGAGTGTGTTTTCTGTTATATTCTGATGTTGTTGCTCGTCTGAATGCTGTTTTCTTCTGCATCGCAGTGTACGGGCCGAGAAGGCGTACAGAAAGGGGTTCACACAACTGTTGATGAAGAAAAGAGCCCCGGTAACATTGTTGCTGACATCTGATTCCCATGACAATGCCATTAAGACAAAATTGTTGATCATACAGGGGGTGCTGAATATGAAGAAGGCCATTACGATTCTGACGGCCAGTTTTGTCAGCCTTTGGCTTTTGAAGGAAGCTGACTGACTTATCCGTTGATGAAGTCGAAGGTAGAAGAACAACAGGCTGAAGAGAGGCACAACAAACATCAATAGAGTCTCTACGAGTAAGACAGCTAGTTTTTCTTGATTATTTCTATAATCCTGATGACACTCTGGAAACCTGTCCTTCTTCTGCTTCACGTTTCGGAAATAAAGAGCATAAGAACCCAGAGCTCCACTGGATGTCCATATCCCAAAAATCAGCCCCTTTTGGCCCTTCTGTCCAAGTTTTGCCCATCTCTGTGGATACAGCACCTGCAGGTACCTTTGCACACTCAACAATGTGACAGAAAGCACACTACTGTAAAGGCTACAGTAGACTACATATGAAAATAACTTACAAAGTTCGTCACCAAAAACCCAGCCATTCAGTAGGGCATAGATCCACACAGGCAGAGAAATCAGACTCAATAGATCCGAGACAGCCAGACTCAGCATCAGTTTGGGGGTAAAACTGCCCTCCTTCAAATGTTGGGTGAGGATGACCAGCACCACTATATTACCTGGTACACCCAGAGCACAGCACAATCCCAGAACAGTGCTGGATACTAACTCGTCCACTGAGGTACGGGCGACCAGAGAGCTGTTAGAAATGTTCTGGTACTCCATCTTCATCTGCCAGTTGCTGATGTGAATATGAAGGTTTGCCCAACAACAGCTAAGGGAGATGATCGCTTTtactctttttagttttagtctggGTGTATAAGGTGCATGAATGTGGTTTGTAAGTTGCACTTCCTTCTCTCTTAAGCATCTAAAAATACAATGCAATACTGTGTATTTGGGAGGGTGCACAGAGGCCAGCTGCCGCATCTGTCAACATTATTTGACTTTTATCTAGACAAAAAGTTACTGTATCGTTCTGAATATATAAGGTTCCATTTTCAAGAAATGCATAAATGCTTTTTGATGACCGAATCCTGTCTCTTCTTGATCTTATTCCTTAAAACGTAAAAATTGGGAAAAATACACTAAAACTGGCAAATTTCTCACAAATTcaagaaaaaggggaaaaaaattatcCTGCACAATTAAGCAATTGATTATGGCTGTTTTCAACTTAAAAGAGCATAAAAAAATCtccaaagttacaaagctcaaagtccagtTCAAAAGGACATGACAGGAGGTTCCGGTTTAGTAATTGTATACTTGAACAgaggaaatgtttttttaaaaagtagtatcattgtattaaaaacagttttgttgTAGTTGTAGGCTTTATTAACTTATGTTAAAGTAGTTGTCAGTTCATACAACTGGATGTGTCAAACCGGACATGACAATATTCTCTTCTCTGGCTGGCTTGTGAGACAACACATCATGCACATTTCTCGCTGTTGGGTCAGGTTTTCAGTTCCATTTTCAGAGTATCTTAATTTATAGGTTAACTTTGAGATTTGAGGATATGATGACAGATGCAGGAGAATGGTGCctttttattctattattatttttttttttggagaaaggGTCCTTATCAGAAGTGTGTATTCCCCAATacatttgaacttttttattttatatatatatatatatatatatatatatatatatatatatatatatatatatatatatatatatatatatatatatatataatataatttatttatttattttgtgctgaTCACATAATTATTGAAGATTTTACCTATGCACTCAGCCCCAGCTCAGACCATCTAAAAGAAACTTTGAGGTTGCTAAATTGAATAAGTTCTGTCAAAATGTTGGCCTTCTTATGCATAGAGAATCATAAACCCTAAAGTTAGAGACTTTACATATTATTTGCAACTGCAATGGATGTTCAATAGATTAGAGTATCCCTGCATCACATTATTGGTGATTACAATCTTCACTGCTTAGTAACCCTAAATTCTTGGAGTTTATTGAAAAAGAATAGGTGTTTTTATGGAAACCAATAAGCAGCCTGATATATATGCATCTCTCCTCTGGGAAACAGTGAAGGCTTATGTTAGGGGctcaataatattttattctgctGCATGCAAAAAAATTCTTCTGGAAAAAAACTTGAGTTCTCTTGTGTTTTGCAGAAATAATTAGATGCAACCTGCTCAGCCTTAAATCAAATCCTAACTAGTAGAATGTaggatgaataaaaaaatttctTTATTCAAGATAAACTTAATTTGAATGCTGACTATCACACATAACGAAGTCCAGTAGCCAAGGTATATGGttaatacaataatttaataatttaatattttctataataaatgacaaattaatataataaataataaatgtggccctgacaaaactaagtgaaccggcTATGTCCTCTCTCCCGGGCACCGTAAAATAAGCACAGCTAGCGAAGGATCGAACACACCTGTTTCGTACATTTTTTAACAACCAAAACGTTTTGT includes the following:
- the LOC127958549 gene encoding atypical chemokine receptor 2-like is translated as MKMEYQNISNSSLVARTSVDELVSSTVLGLCCALGVPGNIVVLVILTQHLKEGSFTPKLMLSLAVSDLLSLISLPVWIYALLNGWVFGDELCKLFSYVVYCSLYSSVLSVTLLSVQRYLQVLYPQRWAKLGQKGQKGLIFGIWTSSGALGSYALYFRNVKQKKDRFPECHQDYRNNQEKLAVLLVETLLMFVVPLFSLLFFYLRLHQRISQSASFKSQRLTKLAVRIVMAFFIFSTPCMINNFVLMALSWESDVSNNVTGALFFINSCVNPFLYAFSARTLRCRRKQHSDEQQHQNITENTL